A genomic window from Megalobrama amblycephala isolate DHTTF-2021 linkage group LG2, ASM1881202v1, whole genome shotgun sequence includes:
- the fhl1b gene encoding four and a half LIM domains protein 1b, which yields MADRSNCFYCREDLSGKKFVRKDEKQVCVRCFDKFCANTCTECRRPISTESKELHHKGRYWHSDCFRCAKCYKNLAKESFTSKDDKILCGTCSSRVDAPRCHGCYKPILAGTENVEYKGNSWHDECFICYQCQKPIGSKSFITKNNNIYCSPCHEKKFAKQCACCKKPITTGGVNYQDQPWHSECFVCSSCRKPLAGTSFTSHEEKVYCVDCYKSTVAKKCSGCQNPITGFGKATNVVNYEGGSWHDYCFNCKKCSLNLADKRFVARNGDIYCSDCSKKL from the exons TTACTGTCGCGAGGACCTCAGTGGAAAGAAGTTCGTGAGGAAAGACGAGAAGCAAGTCTGCGTGCGATGCTTTGACAAGTTCTGCGCCAACACCTGCACTGAGTGTCGGCGCCCAATCAGCACCGAGTCTAAG GAGCTTCACCATAAAGGGCGGTACTGGCACTCAGATTGTTTCCGATGTGCAAAGTGCTATAAGAACCTGGCCAAGGAGTCTTTCACCTCCAAGGATGACAAGATCCTGTGTGGGACGTGTAGCTCACGTGTGGACGCCCCTCGCTGCCATGGCTGCTACAAGCCCATACTGGCAG GCACTGAGAATGTGGAATACAAAGGCAACTCATGGCATGATGAGTGTTTCATCTGCTATCAGTGTCAAAAGCCAATCGGCTCCAAAAGTTTCATAACAAAGAACAACAACATCTACTGCAGCCCTTGCCACGAGAAGAAATTTGCCAAACAATGTGCTTGCTGTAAGAAG CCCATTACCACAGGAGGTGTGAATTACCAGGACCAGCCGTGGCATTCAGAGTGCTTTGTGTGCTCCTCCTGCCGAAAGCCTCTGGCTGGCACCAGCTTCACCTCCCATGAGGAAAAGGTCTACTGTGTGGACTGCTACAAAAGCACTGTGGCCAAAAAATGCAGCGGCTGCCAGAATCCCATTACAG GATTTGGCAAGGCTACGAACGTAGTGAACTATGAGGGTGGCTCTTGGCACGATTACTGCTTTAACTGTAAGAAATGCTCCCTCAACCTGGCAGACAAGCGCTTTGTAGCTCGCAATGGAGACATTTACTGCTCTGACTGCTCCAAGAAACTGTAA